Below is a window of Plasmodium sp. gorilla clade G2 genome assembly, chromosome: 14 DNA.
GAAGGTCCATCAACTTCTATAGCTATAGGTCTATCATCTGCAAAAAGTGAATTTtcctcatttttattttcctgtTCATTTTCTGTACTTTCgttttgatttttattatcgCTAGCTGTTTTTAATGGACTAGCTAATTTTTCagttattaattttataagttTTAGTTTCTCttgtttttcttcttctgtTAAATTTTCATCTACTTCAAAAACGTTAGGaatatcttcttcattttctatcCATTCAGAGGATGAATTTTTATCACTACatgtatttttatcatcttgatttattttatcactAAATCTATTCTTATCATcttgatttattttatcattatcattcatgtcattttccatattattcttttcacaattttttttatttaattcctCGTTCATTACAATATCATCATTAATTTCGtttacattttctttttcctttatattttttttttcattgtcatatatatgttcgtgtgatttattatttataaaattatccttatcatttaattgcatgtcattgtttatattatcatcatatgaaTACTCTTGTGAAtgattatctttatttttattatcagaatgattgttatatatatttttatcctttatatattcctCCTTTGTTCTTCTATTTTGATGATTATAAGATGACATGTTggaatgtatattatattctttattatgattataattcatataattataatcacaattatcattcttattacatttttcatCTATATTTTTGGTATGTtgcatattttcttttctctcATTTAAATCCTCCATTTTGTTATTTGATGTAGTGTCATTGTATATACTGtgtatattatcaatattgtcattattattattattattattattattgtaattattgtaattattattcCCTCCCTTTAGATAATCTAATGTATGACTGTCATCATTACCATTTGTATTATCCTTATTATAATACTGTtcataaaataattcatCATTTATTTCTGTTTGTGtcatattattttccatCTGATTCATATTATGATTCACATAAAatgtatcattattattatgtttattgtCATAACTGTGCACATAATTGTTATTTCtataattatttgaattataatTACTATGTTGACTAGTTTTTAATTTACCATCATTTTTTGGAATGTCTCCActcttcatatttttcttattcaaCTCATTATCATCTtcgtaattattattatttttaatatttttatttacatgtaTGTAATTCGAATAGCTATTATTAATGTAGTTGTTTTTTCCATCACAAAAAAAGCGACGGCTTTTTATttgagaataaaaaaaagtccTTCCCCTCTTCAAtaacattatttaaaatatagaaaaagaaatatatttatatatatatatattatatatatatatgtatattatataaggaataaataaatattacatatatataaatatatatatatatatatatatataattttatttttgaattgtagaaaagaaaaaattttcaaataatatatacattaaataatattcacatattatatatatatatatatatgtaagaaATAATTTCCACACAATGtcatctattttttttaaaggctatttatatatattattataaaatatcatttttttaattaatatataaatatagaaataaaaaaaaaaaaaaaaaaaaaaaaaaaaaaaattataaaaataataaatatttaaaattacgtgggtatatataatatatgtacaaacctatatgaatataaggggcgcacaaaaaaaaaaaaaaaaaaaaaaaaaaaaattataatatacaatataaagtaagcttatatatatatatatatatatatatatatatatatatatatatgtatatattttacatttacgtattattttttgtaatcTTTATAAaacttacatatatatatatatatataatatttatattataattattatatccttatatatatataatatttttttttctatccaTTTTTTTgggaaaaagaagaaatgaaAAGTATACCCAcatatacttttatattaatttctatttccatatttttgtcacactatattacatataaatgtgaaacatatgaaattatgtaattatttaaaataataaataaaaaaaaaaaaaaaagaaaagggaATATGCTCTCAAtaaaatgatgaaataagcccacacatatatataaagattatatatatgtatatatttatttatttaatataatgtatTGTTGTTATACTTTTtagttttcattttttatattttattttttattttttatattttaattttttgtattttatattttattttatattttttatttatatttttgaatttataattt
It encodes the following:
- a CDS encoding RAP protein, putative, with product MLLKRGRTFFYSQIKSRRFFCDGKNNYINNSYSNYIHVNKNIKNNNNYEDDNELNKKNMKSGDIPKNDGKLKTSQHSNYNSNNYRNNNYVHSYDNKHNNNDTFYVNHNMNQMENNMTQTEINDELFYEQYYNKDNTNGNDDSHTLDYLKGGNNNYNNYNNNNNNNNNDNIDNIHSIYNDTTSNNKMEDLNERKENMQHTKNIDEKCNKNDNCDYNYMNYNHNKEYNIHSNMSSYNHQNRRTKEEYIKDKNIYNNHSDNKNKDNHSQEYSYDDNINNDMQLNDKDNFINNKSHEHIYDNEKKNIKEKENVNEINDDIVMNEELNKKNCEKNNMENDMNDNDKINQDDKNRFSDKINQDDKNTCSDKNSSSEWIENEEDIPNVFEVDENLTEEEKQEKLKLIKLITEKLASPLKTASDNKNQNESTENEQENKNEENSLFADDRPIAIEVDGPSHFYANSNRYTTYTKLKHRILTKLGYNVIHISYIDWRKLRNKSEREEFILKKLKEKNDEFLDDEDRTYYNERMNMIKDDYVKYMNDKKANTN